From the genome of Rhinoderma darwinii isolate aRhiDar2 chromosome 1, aRhiDar2.hap1, whole genome shotgun sequence:
gttttggcaccacaagacctcttctaacctgacacggtgcctaaaatagaatctaataaaaagaaggtcctaaaatcctctaggtgcttcgttgctcctgaggcctgtgtttcaggccattagggcactagggccacatgtcggatatttataaaaactgcagaatctgggcaataaatattctgttgtgtttctctggtaaaaccttctctattacagaaaaaaaatagattaatatggaatttctgcaaaaaaacattaaACCTCTAAATTTAAACCTCCActctgctttaatttctgtgaacgacctaaagggttaagaaactttgagtgcggttttgaatactttaaggggtgcagtttttaaaatggggtgatttgtgggggtttctaatatatagatccatcaaagtcacttcagaactgaactggtccctaaaaaaataggcttttgaaattttcttgaaaatgtgatgctacgcttataagccttgtaatgtcctagacaaataaaaggatgtttaaaaacgatgccaatctaaagtagacatatgggaaatgttaaccagtaagagtatgttcacatgggctattttcagctgttttttggggtGTAAATGGCTTGGAAAAtgactgaaaaatcggaagcagaacgcctacaaacttctgcccattgatttcaatgggaaacacagcgttctgttccgacgaggcgttattttatgcctcattttcaaaaaggacgccccgtaaaaagaagggcATATCAATTCTTGGGCCATTTTTcaatgactcaatagaaaaatagctacaaaaacggctgtaaaaaacggctgaaaacagctctatattttctgccattttttgttaagcgtgtgaacataccctaactattttgtgtggtataactaactatctgtcttacaagcagatacatttaaattgagaaaaatgctaatttttgcaaattctctctaattttggtgttttaccacaaataaatattgaatttatcaaccaaatttttcactaacataaagtacaatatgtcatgagaaaacaatctcagaatcgcttggataggtaaaagcgttccaacgttattaccacataaattaacatgtcagattttaaaaatgaggctctgtcattgggTCCAAATGTGGCTGTGGTGGAAAGGCGTTAAACCATTgtaatgattttttttcattCAGAACGCTTGCCGAGATAGGGGGATACAATGTCATAATTGTAGAGTCTATCACTAATGATAgataattttttaataatttgTCAATTTAgcaccaaaccccccccccccccaaaaaagaaataaatatcaGACAAAACTTAATACCCGTATGCCACTTTAATTTGCCTACGCTTTTCCTCAGAATGCAATCATGTTCTTTGTTTCAGTCTCATAAATGTTTGGAATAAGTCCCACCAAGGATTCAATAATATGGACTGTATTTTTCCCAAATAAATACAATTCATAGGCGATCAGCTGTCTCCAGAACCCAATGTTAGGGCGTATAATAGGCCTGCATGCTTTTAAGTGAGCATGTGCTGCCAGCAGGGTCAATCCATGATACTTCATTAGATAAGCGAGACAAAGTGTAGAAGATCTGCTGATACCTGCTGAACAATGAATTAGTGTCCTTCCTCCAGCAGCTTCTACCTCATGAATCTTATGCAATATGGTACCAAAGTAATCATACAAGGGGGTTTCTGGTAGGTCCGCCACAGGGAAATGTAGATATTCCAAGTCAGGGATGACACATGCCGAGCATTCTAGCGAGATATTAATGACACATGTAATATGGTGGCTACTGAGTAAGGTTGCGTTGCTTGCCGCTGCTGCATTGCTCAGGTACAGTCTGTCAGTTACTTTGCTCAGCCCAGAAattgacattttatttttccccccGACACAAGCAGGTTAATTCTTCTCCTTTCTGAAGTTATAACCACCAAAGGATCTATACAGCTGTAATGAAAGGATAGCATagacattaaaaacatttaaatatataatacacaatacaacAACCCATTAAGTCTTGATTAAGGTTCACTAACCGCATTCACAACTACTGCCATCATATGATTTTACAACGCCAGCCGCACTCAACACAGCTCAACCTAAATATTGTTGCCTGACAAGTGCATGGCGGAGAAAGAGTACGACCTACCTGCATCCTGTAAAAATTGCATAACTGAATTATATATGGGATGATGTACCCCTAATGTAAACTGTAAGATTAGAAGCTATCGAGGAGTTCCAGGACAATAGAACAGCGCAAGAAGATAGGTAAGCTGAAATTCGACATGTCGCATAACTCTGAGGtaacttttctttttaatttattgGTCGCCCATAAAAATGTTTAATATGGATCGTCAACAGTCtgaaagtattttatttttaaccccttagtgaccagcctagtatacagtgtaactaaacattcaacaaacttctgacatgtcacagtgacacgtcagaaattttgattggtgggggtccgagcactgggacccccacgaattgctaaaacaaagcgtgAGAAGCGTAAAAATTTCTGACAtggcagaagtttgttgaacgtttagttacccattAAAGAGggactgtcaccagtttataactgccgtaTCTCCTATCTAatgtaataggcgctttaatgtagataacttttttttttttttcaaacttttatttctcatcaagttatgaacattttaagatttatgcaaatttgttattaatgcccaactggacgtttttttacttttcatcaagtgggcgttgtaaagaaaagtgtatgatgccgaccaatcagcgtcatacacttctcttcattccagcacaGCTTGTTCCACAGCACAGCACGATtacattaaataatgtaattgttttattgttgggatcgttatggacgcggcgataccaaatatgtgtaacttttttacttttctttttttccataataaagcattttgtaagggggaaaggtaggtttttaatttaaaaccagagccatagactttttacggctcgggttttaacttgctgcccgcgcgatcgggcagctgaatgtcgggtctccggctgtgggaccctgaggagaggatagaagcagctttcgctgcttctgtcttctctgatcacttgtacacagcgctcaatgcgcgctgtgtataggaatagagacagcagcagcgcagcggtctctattcctcccggtgttcatgtgactggtcacatgatcgccgggtgccattactgacagactgctgatgggtcttacaagacccaacacagccctattagtaacaatcgtcactatgagagggctgatttcagttacagtggaaaaagcatggtgtaaaagaaagaaaaaaaatatataaagttccccaaaggtcttttttgacctttgagggacagaccatagtaataaaaaaatagtaaagtaaagtgcaaaaaaaaattaaataataaatacacataaaatacccaccccaaaagaaaaacgttccccccccccccccccccccgccaatcatttttgtaacgctggcgctgacccaattaccctaatatagacatgtaatatattaaaatttacggtagacaatgactatcacaaataaaaggtctgttttagggtaaaactatgttattacccaaaaaaatagctgaaacgtaaaaaagcttatttttttactattcttttcaaactttatgaataaaaattctaaaatagcaaaaaaggtgtgtataaaaacgattaaaaaaaaagaaacctgcatgtctatggaaaaaacttcgcaaaaatcacgtagttagcccaacaaataaaaaagttatagccatttaactaacacgtgctaaaaagggctaaacggtgtcttgtcctgaaggctcaaaatagcccggtcctgaactggtaaaacttgttttaacctttttttttttttttttttagccccacttcactatgcgatcattttattgcttttataatacactgcaatacttctgcagtgtattatttattgcctgtcagtggcatggcctaacaggcattcactaaaggcagacctgggggcccctggctgccataaaaaccattggCAACCGTCGATCACATCGCAGGtgagccgatggggtgagaggtagccccctccctctaaaaccactgagatgcggcgatcgctattgactgctgcatttgAGGCGTTAAACGGCAGATTTCGATCCCGCCCCCTAGAGCAggtctgctccaagccctcaggtaGATGAGAGCAGGGAGTTATTACTGCTCCTGTCGGTGCTGTTTTATTCTGACGCAGTGctataaaaaggctactgcatcagaataaagcatgttagtgaccgccgtaaaaacacctatgtgcggtcactaatgggttaaagaaCCAAGGCGCTGTACATAAGAAATATAGAGGAGTCTGACATaacatgaataaataaaaaaaacaagcaagtACCATAAACATGTGACATACTGGTACAGAAGGACAGTGGGGCCTGTCGGCAAGGGCTCACAATCCACAAGGGAAAGGGGTAAGAGACAAtaggtgagggtagaagctgcATATATAGCGGTTTAGTGGAGGCAGGGTTATTGCAGTTTGTAAGCTTTTCTGAAGGGGTAAGTGAGAGTTAAGAGGCAGACGCATTGGGAAaaggaaataaagaatttaggcctcatgcacacgaccgtattttttcccacccgtaaatactggcataaatacgggtccggtgtcacacgtattccacccgttttgcaccagtatttacgaacccgtgcccgtaaatatgggtccggtgtcacacgtattccacccgtatttacgagcacgtttttggcggcaaaatagcactgcactaatcggcagccccttctctctatcagtgcaggatagagagaagggacagccttttctgtaataaaagttaaagaaattcatacttacccggccgttgtcttggtgatgcgtccctctcttcacatccagcccgacatccctggatgacgcggcagtccatgtgaccgctgcagcctgtgattgacctgtgattggctgcagcggtcacatggcctgaaacgtcatccaggacgtcgggcccgatgtcgagagggacgcgtcaccaaggcaacggccgggagaccggactggaggaagcaggaagttgtcggtaagtatgaacgtcttttatttttattttttacaggtttatactgatcggtagtcactgtccagggtgctgaaagagttactgccgatcagttaactctttcagctccctggacagtgactatttactgacgtcgcttagcaacgctgccgtaatgacgggtgcacacatgtagccacccgtcattacgagagctccatagatttctatggactgtccgtgccgttattacggcctgaaataggacatgttctatctttttcaacggcacgggcaccttcccgtgagaaaacgggaaggcacccgtcgccaatagaagtctatgagcccgttattaggggtcgtagttacgacccgtaataacgggagtttttacggtcgtgtgcatgaggccttacaagggataaaaaaaaaaagtgcatgaaaccgaactggcttaaccccttccccctgctggcattctgggccctaatgtccaagccattttttagatttttccattgtcacattcgaagagctgtaacttttttatttttgcgtcggcatagctgtataaggtcttgttttttgcgggacgacttgcagtttttattggtaccatttgagagtagatgcgactttttgatcactttttatcacattttttttaagtcaggattaacagaaaacagcaatttttccattgttttttattttattttttacggcgttcacagtgcaggttaaataatgtaacagctttatagtcggggtcgttacggacgcggcgataccaaatatgtgtaacttttctgctttattgtagttttttttaatagtaaagcattttgtaaggggaaaagctgggtttttcatttttttttttcacttttttttttttattaactttattaaacttttttttcttttttactagtcccactaggggacttccctatcctccgatcgctattataatacactgcaatacttttgtattgcagtgtattactgcctgtccgtttaaaacggacaggcatctgctaggtcatgcctgcggcatgatctagcaggcattcgctgcaggcagacctgggggtctttattagacccccggctgccatagaagacacagacactcggcgattttatcgccgggtgtcagtgagatgagagggagctccctccctctctccaaaaccattcagatgcggtgctcgctattgtgcaccgcatctgaagggttaaacaggtgagatcgatactaatatcgatctcacccggcagagcagggacgcccccagccctcagctgcttctggcagctgagagcagggagatttcacggctccctgctctgtttactttattctacagcagcgacgtagtttggcggcgctctagaataaagcccactaatgaccgccgtaaaaagacgtatcggcggtcattaaggggttaatgatatggGCAACTGTTcctcttttcctttgcaccagttttgataaatctgcccaATGTATACGGCTTTTCCCCTACCTGTTTAACGTATGCTTTAGGAAATCTCCCGGCGCATGCGTCAAACGTACCCATAGGCTTCCATTGTACCAAATACGAGATTCTATCCAGAAGTAACCTGGGAAAAAAATACATGTACCGTGCACTATAAGTTTATTTTAACCCTTTTTCCGACCAATGATATGCCAGCACGTCATGGAGCGGGGGTgaagtttggagcgggctcacgcgctaagCCCGCTCCAAACGCTGCAGGTCTCAGCtgtgtatcacagctgacacGCTGTTCTAAAAGACAATtggttaaatgctgcgatcaatagcgaccacggcacttAAACTGTTAGACggtgggcggccccctccgacagcccagcagctgtatttttttcacctgagcgctaacaaaatgtaataaaaagtgatcaaaaaattgtatgtacgaaaaaatggtaccaataaaaactacagctcgtctcgcaaagattaagccctcacaccgctcaataaacggaaaaataaaaaagcaatggctctcagaacgtggtgaaacaaaactatttttttttaacaaatagttttttctttgtaaaagtagtcaaatataaaaaaaaatatataaatttggtatcagcgtaatcgtattgagccgaagaataaagttaagttgtcgtttttaccgcacagtgaaagccgtgaagactaaacccaaaaaacaatgaaggaattgagattttttccaattccaccacaCAAGAATTTTTCTCCCgtttccctgtacattatatggtactttaaatggtgccaatagaaactacaactccccccacaaaaaataagccctcacaccactctaatgacggaaaaagaaaaaagttatggctcttggaaggcggggagtgaaaaactaaatcgtaaaaacaaaaaatgtcctGGTCTTTGGGTCTTTAAAgggttaacatgggagtctatggatgACGGATGCCAATGTATAGCATCTGCCACAGGCA
Proteins encoded in this window:
- the DUSP18 gene encoding dual specificity protein phosphatase 18, which produces MSISGLSKVTDRLYLSNAAAASNATLLSSHHITCVINISLECSACVIPDLEYLHFPVADLPETPLYDYFGTILHKIHEVEAAGGRTLIHCSAGISRSSTLCLAYLMKYHGLTLLAAHAHLKACRPIIRPNIGFWRQLIAYELYLFGKNTVHIIESLVGLIPNIYETETKNMIAF